One segment of Channa argus isolate prfri chromosome 17, Channa argus male v1.0, whole genome shotgun sequence DNA contains the following:
- the LOC137102434 gene encoding gap junction Cx32.7 protein-like, translated as MGEWDVLGRLLDKVQSHSTVIGKVWLTVLFVFRILVLRTGADKVWNDEQSDFVCNTQQPGCENVCYDFAFPISHVRFWVLQIIAVATPKLLYLGHVLHVIHIEKKVKERMKNHAALDDKASLFFRRAYKLPKYTKNNGKISIRGRLLRSYVLHLIAKIILEVLFIVGQYFLYGFTLQTSYVCKRSPCPHKVDCFLSRPTEKSVIIWFMLVAAIVSLILSLVELFYLFVKAVKECMARRQDYTVTPVTPPLSERKAFKRRDEMIQNCVNLELELQGRKLGVNGIVGGVSDAINNVSSGNNMGEVHI; from the exons CCGTGATTGGCAAGGTCTGGCTTACAGTGCTATTTGTCTTCCGCATCCTGGTCCTCCGCACTGGTGCTGACAAG GTGTGGAATGACGAGCAATCTGACTTTGTCTGCAACACTCAGCAGCCCGGCTGTGAGAATGTCTGCTACGACTTCGCCTTCCCCATCTCTCATGTCCGCTTCTGGGTACTTCAGATTATTGCCGTAGCGACTCCAAAACTGCTTTATCTCGGTCACGTCCTTCATGTGATCCACATTGAAAAGAAG GTGAAGGAAAGAATGAAGAACCATGCAGCACTGGATGACAAAGCCAGCCTGTTCTTTAGGAGGGCCTACAAACTTCCCAAGTACACAAAAAACAATGGCAAGATCAGCATCCGTGGCCGTCTTCTCCGCAGTTATGTCCTCCATCTTATTGCCAAGATTATTTTGGAAGTGCTGTTCATCGTGGGTCAGTACTTTCTTTATGGTTTCACCCTCCAGACTAGCTATGTCTGCAAACGCTCACCTTGCCCTCACAAGGTAGACTGCTTCCTGTCTAGGCCTACAGAGAAATCAGTCATCATCTGGTTTATGTTGGTGGCAGCGATTGTCTCCCTCATCCTCAGCCTGGTTGAGCTTTTCTATCTGTTTGTAAAGGCTGTGAAGGAGTGCATGGCAAGGAGGCAGGACTACACCGTGACCCCAGTGACACCTCCGCTTTCAGAAAGAAAGGCTTTCAAAAGGCGAGATGAAATGATACAGAATTGTGTCAacctggagctggagctgcaAGGACGAAAGTTAGGGGTGAATGGAATCGTAGGTGGGGTCAGTGATGCTATTAACAATGTGTCGTCTGGGAACAATATGGGCGAAGTCCACATTTGA